From a single Chlorocebus sabaeus isolate Y175 chromosome X, mChlSab1.0.hap1, whole genome shotgun sequence genomic region:
- the FLNA gene encoding filamin-A isoform X2: MSSSHSRAGQSAAGAAPGGGADTRDAEMPATEKDLAEDAPWKKIQQNTFTRWCNEHLKCVSKRIANLQTDLSDGLRLIALLEVLSQKKMHRKHNQRPTFRQMQLENVSVALEFLDRESIKLVSIDSKAIVDGNLKLILGLIWTLILHYSISMPMWDEEEDEEAKKQTPKQRLLGWIQNKLPQLPITNFSRDWQSGRALGALVDSCAPGLCPDWDSWDASKPVNNAREAMQQADDWLGIPQVITPEEIVDPNVDEHSVMTYLSQFPKAKLKPGAPLRPKLNPKKARAYGPGIEPTGNMVKKRAEFTVETRSAGQGEVLVYVEDPAGHQEEAKVTANNDKNRTFSVWYVPEVTGTHKVTVLFAGQHIAKSPFEVYVDKSQGDASKVTAQGPGLEPSGNIANKTTYFEIFTAGAGTGEVEVVIQDPAGQKGTVEPQLEARGDSTYRCTYQPTMEGVHTVHVTFASVPIPRSPYTVTVGQACNPSACRAVGRGLQPKGVRVKETADFKVYTKGAGSGELKVTVKGPKGEERVKQKDLGDGVYGFEYYPTVPGTYIVTITWGGQNIGRSPFEVKVGTECGNQKVRAWGPGLEGGVVGKSADFVVEAIGDDVGTLGFSVEGPSQAKIECDDKGDGSCDVRYWPQEAGEYAVHVLCNSEDIRLSPFMADIRDAPQDFHPDRVKARGPGLEKTGVAVNKPAEFTVDAKHGGKAPLRVQVQDSEGCPVEALVKDNGNGTYSCSYVPRKPVKHTAMVSWGGVSIPNSPFRVNVGAGSHPNKVKVYGPGVAKTGLKAHEPTYFTVDCAEAGQGDVSIGIKCAPGVVGPAEADIDFDIIRNDNDTFTVKYTPRGAGSYTIMVLFADQATPTSPIRVKVEPSHDASKVKAEGPGLSRTGVELGKPTHFTVNAKAAGKGKLDVQFSGLTKGDAVRDVDIIDHHDNTYTVKYTPVQQGPVGINVTYGGDPIPKSPFSVAVSPSLDLSKIKVSGLGEKVDVGKDQEFTVKSKGAGGQGKVASKIVGPSGAAVPCKVEPGLGADNSVVRFVPREEGPYEVEVTYDGVPVPGSPFPVEAVAPTKPSKVKAFGPGLQGGSAGSPARFTIDTKGAGTGGLGLTVEGPCEAQLECLDNGDGTCSVSYVPTEPGDYNINILFADTHIPGSPFKAHVVPCFDASKVKCSGPGLERATAGEVGQFQVDCSSAGSAELTIEICSEAGLPAEVYIQDHGDGTHTITYIPLCPGAYTVTIKYGGQPVPNFPSKLQVEPALDTSGVQCYGPGIEGQGVFREATTEFNVDARALTQTGGPHVKARVANPSGNLTETYVQDRGDGTYKVEYTPYEEGLHSVDVTYDGSPVPSSPFQVPVTEGCDPSRVRVHGPGIQSGTTNKPNKFTVETRGAGTGGLGLAVEGPSEAKMSCMDNKDGSCSVEYIPYEAGTYSLNVTYGGHQVPGSPFKVPVHDVTDASKVKCSGPGLSPGMVRANLPQSFQVDTSKAGVAPLQVKVQGPKGLVEPVDVVDNADGTQTVNYVPSREGPYSISVLYGDEEVPRSPFKVKVLPTHDASKVKASGPGLNTTGVPASLPVEFTIDAKDAGEGLLAVQITDPEGKPKKTHIQDNHDGTYTVAYVPDVTGRYTILIKYGGDEIPFSPYRVRAVPTGDASKCTVTGAGIGPTIQIGEETVITVDTKAAGKGKVTCTVCTPDGSEVDVDVVENEDGTFDIFYTAPQPGKYIICVRFGGEHVPNSPFQVTALAGDQPSVQPPLRSQQLAPQYTYAQGGQQTWAPERPLVGVNGLDMTSLRPFDLVIPFTIKKGEITGEVRMPSGKVAQPAITDNKDGTVTVRYAPSEAGLHEMDIRYDNMHIPGSPLQFYVDYVNCGHVTAYGPGLTHGVVNKPATFTVNTKDAGEGGLSLAIEGPSKAEISCTDNQDGTCSVSYLPVLPGDYSILVKYNEQHIPGSPFTARVTGDDSMRMSHLKVGSAADIPINISETDLSLLTATVVPPSGREEPCLLKRLRNGHVGISFVPKETGEHLVHVKKNGQHVASSPIPVVISQSEIGDASRVRVSGQGLHEGHTFEPAEFIIDTRDAGYGGLSLSIEGPSKVDINTEDLEDGTCRVTYCPTEPGSYIINIKFADQHVPGSPFSVKVTGEGRVKESITRRRRAPSVANVGSHCDLSLKIPEISIQDMTAQVTSPSGKSHEAEIVEGENHTYCIRFVPAEMGTHTVSVKYKGQHVPGSPFQFTVGPLGEGGAHKVRAGGPGLERAEAGVPAEFGIWTREAGAGGLAIAVEGPSKAEISFEDRKDGSCGVAYVVQEPGDYEVSVKFNEEHIPDSPFVVPVASPSGDARRLTVSSLQESGLKVNQPASFAVSLNGAKGAIDAKVHSPSGALEECYVTEIDQDKYAVRFIPRENGVYLIDVKFNGTHIPGSPFKIRVGEPGHGGDPGLVSAYGAGLEGGVTGSPAEFIVNTSNAGAGALSVTIDGPSKVKMDCQECPEGYRVTYTPMAPGSYLISIKYGGPYHIGGSPFKAKVTGPRLVSNHSLHETSSVFVDSLTKATCAPQHGAPGPGPADATKVVAKGLGLSKAYIGQKSSFTVDCSKAGNNMLLVGVHGPRTPCEEILVKHVGSRLYSVSYLLKDKGEYTLVVKWGEEHIPGSPYRVVVP; encoded by the exons ACAGCAAGGCCATCGTGGACGGGAACCTGAAGCTGATCCTGGGCCTCATCTGGACCCTGATCCTGCACTACTCCATCTCCATGCCCATGtgggatgaggaggaggatgaggaggccAAGAAGCAGACCCCCAAGCAGAGGCTCCTGGGCTGGATCCAGAACAAGCTGCCACAGCTGCCCATCACCAACTTCAGCCGGGACTGGCAGAGCGGCCGGGCCCTGGGTGCCCTGGTCGACAGCTGTGCCCCGG GCCTGTGTCCTGACTGGGACTCTTGGGATGCCAGCAAGCCTGTGAACAATGCACGAGAGGCCATGCAGCAGGCGGATGACTGGCTGGGCATCCCCCAG GTGATCACCCCCGAGGAGATTGTGGACCCCAACGTGGACGAGCATTCTGTCATGACCTACCTGTCCCAGTTCCCCAAGGCCAAGCTGAAGCCAGGGGCTCCCTTGCGGCCCAAACTGAACCCGAAGAAAGCCCGTGCCTACGGGCCAG GCATCGAGCCcacaggcaacatggtgaagaaGCGGGCGGAGTTCACTGTGGAGACCAGAAGTGCCGGCCAGGGGGAGGTGCTGGTGTACGTGGAGGACCCGGCTGGACACCAGGAGGAG GCAAAAGTGACTGCCAATAATGACAAGAACCGCACCTTCTCCGTTTGGTACGTCCCCGAGGTGACGGGGACTCATAAG GTCACTGTGCTATTTGCTGGCCAGCACATCGCCAAGAGCCCCTTCGAGGTGTATGTGGATAAGTCACAGGGTGACGCCAGCAAAGTGACAGCCCAAGGCCCGGGCCTGGAGCCCAGTGGCAACATCGCCAACAAGACCACCTACTTTGAGATCTTTACAGCAG GAGCTGGCACTggcgaggtggaggttgtgatccAGGACCCCGCAGGACAGAAGGGCACGGTAGAGCCTCAGCTGGAGGCCCGGGGCGACAGCACATACCGCTGCACCTACCAGCCCACCATGGAGGGTGTCCACACCGTGCACGTCACGTTTGCCAGCGTGCCCATCCCTCGCAGCCCCTACACTGTCACTGTTGGCCAAG CCTGTAACCCGAGTGCCTGCCGGGCAGTCGGCCGGGGCCTCCAGCCCAAGGGTGTGCGGGTGAAGGAGACAGCCGACTTCAAGGTGTACACAAAGGGTGCTGGCAGTGGGGAGCTGAAGGTCACCGTGAAGGGCCCCA AGGGAGAGGAGCGCGTGAAGCAGAAGGACCTGGGGGATGGCGTGTATGGCTTCGAGTATTACCCCACGGTCCCTGGGACCTATATCGTCACCATCACGTGGGGCGGTCAGAACATTGGGCGCAG TCCCTTCGAGGTGAAGGTGGGCACCGAGTGTGGCAATCAGAAGGTGCGGGCATGGGGCCCTGGGCTGGAGGGCGGCGTCGTTGGCAAGTCAGCAGACTTTGTGGTAGAGGCTATTGGAGACGACGTGGGCACCCTGG GCTTCTCGGTGGAAGGTCCATCGCAGGCCAAGATCGAATGTGACGACAAGGGTGATGGCTCCTGTGATGTCCGCTACTGGCCGCAGGAGGCTGGCGAGTATGCCGTTCACGTGCTGTGCAACAGTGAGGACATCCGCCTCAGCCCCTTCATGGCTGACATCCGTGATGCACCCCAGGACTTCCACCCAGACAGG GTGAAGGCACGTGGGCCTGGATTGGAGAAGACAGGTGTGGCCGTCAACAAGCCAGCAGAGTTCACAGTGGATGCCAAGCACGGCGGCAAGGCCCCACTCCGGGTCCAAGTCCAG GACAGTGAAGGCTGCCCTGTGGAGGCATTGGTCAAGGACAATGGCAACGGCACTTACAGCTGTTCCTACGTGCCCAGGAAGCCAGTGAAGCACACAGCCATGGTGTCCTGGGGAGGCGTCAGCATCCCCAACAGCCCCTTCAGG GTGAATGTGGGAGCTGGCAGCCACCCCAACAAGGTCAAAGTATATGGCCCCGGAGTGGCCAAGACAGGGCTCAAGGCCCACGAGCCCACCTACTTCACTGTGGACTGCGCCGAGGCTGGCCAGG GGGATGTCAGCATCGGTATCAAGTGTGCCCCTGGAGTGGTAGGTCCCGCTGAAGCTGACATCGACTTCGACATCATCCGCAACGACAATGACACCTTCACGGTCAAGTACACGCCCCGGGGGGCTGGCAGCTACACCATTATGGTCCTCTTTGCTGACCAG GCCACGCCCACCAGCCCCATCCGAGTCAAGGTGGAGCCCTCTCATGACGCCAGTAAGGTGAAGGCAGAGGGCCCTGGCCTCAGTCGCACTG GTGTCGAGCTTGGCAAGCCCACCCACTTCACAGTCAATGCGAAAGCCGCTGGCAAAGGCAAGCTGGACGTCCAGTTCTCAGGACTCACCAAGGGGGATGCAGTGCGAGACGTGGACATCATCGACCACCATGACAACACCTACACAGTCAAGTACACGCCTGTGCAGCAG GGTCCAGTAGGCATCAATGTCACTTATGGAGGGGATCCCATCCCTAAGAGCCCTTTCTCGGTGGCAGTATCTCCAAGCCTGGACCTCAGCAAGATCAAGGTGTCTGGCCTGGGAGAGA AGGTGGACGTTGGCAAAGACCAGGAGTTCACAGTCAAATCAAAGGGTGCTGGTGGTCAAGGCAAAGTGGCATCCAAGATTGTGGGCCCTTCAGGTGCAGCAGTGCCCTGCAAGGTGGAGCCAGGCCTAGGGGCTGACAACAGTGTGGTGCGCTTCGTGCCTCGTGAGGAAGGGCCCTATGAGGTGGAGGTGACCTATGACGGCGTGCCTGTGCCTGGCAGCCCCTTTCCTGTGGAAGCCGTGGCCCCTACCAAGCCTAGCAAG GTGAAGGCGTTTGGGCCGGGACTGCAGGGAGGCAGTGCAGGCTCCCCCGCCCGCTTCACCATTGACACCAAGGGCGCCGGCACAGGTGGCCTGGGCTTGACAGTGGAGGGCCCCTGCGAGGCACAGCTCGAGTGCTTGGACAACGGGGACGGCACATGTTCCGTGTCCTATGTGCCCACCGAGCCCGGGGACTACAACATCAACATCCTCTTCGCTGACACCCACATCCCTGGCTCCCCATTCAAGGCCCACGTGGTTCCCTGCTTTGACGCATCCAAAGTCAAGTGCTCGGGCCCTGGGCTGGAGCGGGCCACCGCTGGGGAAGTGGGCCAATTCCAAGTAGACTGCTCGAGCGCAGGCAGTGCAGAGCTGACCATTGAGATCTGCTCAGAGGCGGGGCTGCCAGCCGAGGTGTACATCCAGGACCATGGCGACGGCACGCACACCATCACATACATTCCTCTCTGCCCCGGGGCCTACACTGTCACCATCAAGTACGGTGGCCAGCCTGTGCCCAACTTCCCCAGCAAGCTGCAGGTGGAGCCCGCATTGGACACTTCCGGCGTCCAGTGTTACGGGCCCGGGATTGAGGGCCAGG GTGTCTTCCGTGAGGCCACCACCGAGTTCAATGTGGACGCCCGGGCTCTGACACAGACCGGAGGGCCGCACGTCAAGGCCCGTGTGGCCAACCCCTCAGGCAACCTGACGGAGACCTACGTTCAGGACCGAGGCGACGGCACGTACAAAGTGGAGTACACGCCTTATGAGGAGG GACTGCACTCGGTGGACGTGACCTACGACGGCAGCCCCGTGCCCAGCAGCCCCTTCCAGGTGCCCGTGACTGAGGGCTGCGACCCCTCCCGGGTGCGTGTCCATGGGCCAGGCATCCAAAGTGGCACCACCAACAAGCCCAACAAGTTCACTGTGGAGACCAG GGGAGCTGGCACGGGCGGCCTGGGCCTGGCTGTAGAGGGCCCCTCTGAGGCCAAGATGTCCTGCATGGATAACAAGGATGGCAGCTGCTCAGTTGAGTACATCCCTTATGAGGCTGGCACCTACAGCCTCAATGTCACCTATGGTGGCCATCAAGTGCCAG GCAGTCCTTTCAAGGTCCCTGTGCACGATGTGACAGATGCGTCCAAGGTCAAGTGCTCTGGGCCCGGCCTGAGCCCAGGCATGGTTCGTGCGAACCTTCCTCAGTCCTTCCAGGTGGACACAAGCAAGGCTGGTGTGGCCCCACTGCAGGTCAAAGTGCAAGGGCCCAAAG gcctggtggagcCAGTGGACGTGGTGGACAACGCTGATGGCACCCAGACCGTCAATTATGTGCCCAGCCGAGAAGGGCCCTACAGTATCTCAGTACTGTATGGAGATGAAGAGGTGCCCCGGAG CCCCTTCAAGGTCAAGGTGCTGCCTACTCATGATGCCAGCAAGGTGAAGGCCAGTGGCCCCGGACTCAACACCACTGGCGTGCCTGCCAGCCTGCCCGTGGAGTTCACCATCGATGCAAAGGATGCTGGGGAGGGCCTGCTGGCTGTCCAGATCACG GATCCGGAAGGCAAGCCGAAGAAGACACACATCCAAGACAACCATGACGGCACGTATACAGTGGCCTATGTGCCAGATGTGACGGGTCGCTACACCATCCTCATCAAGTATGGTGGTGATGAGATCCCCTTCTCCCCGTACCGCGTGCGTGCCGTGCCCACCGGGGACGCCAGCAAGTGCACAGTCACAG GTGCTGGCATCGGCCCCACCATCCAGATTGGGGAGGAGACGGTGATCACCGTGGACACTAAGGCGGCAGGCAAAGGCAAAGTGACATGCACCGTGTGCACGCCTGATGGCTCAGAGGTAGATGTGGACGTGGTGGAGAATGAGGACGGCACTTTTGACATCTTCTACACGGCCCCCCAGCCGGGCAAATACATTATCTGTGTGCGCTTTGGTGGCGAGCACGTGCCGAACAGCCCCTTCCAAGTGACG GCTCTGGCTGGGGACCAGCCCTCGGTGCAGCCCCCGCTACGGTCTCAGCAGCTGGCCCCACAGTATACCTACGCCCAGGGCGGTCAGCAGACTTGG GCCCCAGAGAGGCCCCTGGTGGGTGTCAATGGGCTGGATATGACCAGCCTGAGGCCCTTTGACCTTGTCATCCCCTTCACCATCAAGAAGGGCGAGATCACAG GGGAGGTTCGGATGCCCTCAGGCAAGGTGGCGCAGCCTGCCATCACTGACAACAAAGATGGCACCGTGACCGTACGGTATGCACCCAGTGAGGCTGGTCTGCACGAGATGGACATCCGCTATGACAACATGCACATCCCAG gaagCCCCTTGCAGTTCTATGTGGATTATGTCAACTGCGGCCATGTCACTGCCTATGGACCTGGCCTCACCCACGGAGTAGTGAACAAGCCTGCCACCTTCACTGTCAACACCAAGGATGCAGGAGAGG GGGGCCTGTCTCTGGCCATCGAGGGCCCGTCCAAAGCAGAAATCAGCTGCACTGACAACCAGGATGGGACATGCAGCGTCTCCTACCTGCCTGTGCTGCCGGGTGACTACAGCATCCTAGTCAAGTACAATGAACAGCACATCCCAGGCAGCCCCTTCACGGCCCGGGTCACAG GTGACGACTCCATGCGTATGTCCCACCTAAAGGTGGGCTCTGCTGCCGACATCCCCATCAACATCTCAGAGACGGATCTCAGCCTGCTGACGGCCACTGTGGTCCCGCCCTCAGGCCGGGAGGAGCCCTGTTTGCTGAAGCGGCTGCGTAATGGCCACGTGG ggATTTCATTCGTGCCCAAGGAGACAGGGGAGCACCTGGTGCACGTGAAGAAAAACGGCCAGCACGTGGCCAGCAGCCCCATCCCGGTGGTGATCAGCCAGTCGGAAATCGGGGATGCCAGTCGCGTTCGGGTCTCTGGCCAGGGCCTTCACGAAGGCCACACCTTTGAGCCTGCGGAGTTTATCATTGACACCCGAGATGCAG GCTATGGTGGGCTCAGCCTGTCCATTGAGGGCCCCAGCAAGGTGGACATCAACACAGAGGACCTGGAGGACGGGACGTGCAGGGTCACCTACTGCCCCACAGAGCCTGGCAGCTACATCATCAACATCAAGTTTGCCGACCAGCACGTGCCTG GCAGCCCCTTCTCTGTGAAAGTGACAGGCGAGGGCCGGGTGAAAGAGAGCATCACCCGCAGGCGTCGGGCTCCTTCAGTGGCCAACGTTGGCAGTCATTGTGATCTCAGCCTAAAGATCCCTG AAATTAGCATCCAGGATATGACAGCCCAGGTGACCAGCCCATCGGGCAAGAGCCATGAGGCCGAGATCGTGGAAGGGGAGAACCACACCTACTGTATCCGCTTTGTTCCTGCTGAGATGGGCACACACACAGTCAGCGTCAAGTACAAGGGCCAGCACGTGCCTGGGAGCCCCTTCCAGTTCACCGTGGGGcccctaggggaagggggagccCACAAGGTCCGAGCTGGGGGCCCTGGCCTGGAGAGGGCTGAAGCTGGAGTGCCAG CCGAATTCGGTATCTGGACCCGGGAAGCTGGTGCCGGAGGCCTGGCCATTGCTGTCGAGGGCCCCAGCAAGGCTGAGATCTCTTTCGAGGACCGCAAGGACGGCTCCTGTGGTGTGGCTTATGTGGTCCAGGAGCCAG GTGACTACGAAGTCTCAGTCAAGTTCAACGAGGAACACATTCCCGACAGCCCCTTCGTGGTGCCTGTGGCTTCTCCGTCTGGCGATGCCCGCCGCCTCACTGTTTCTAGCCTTCAG GAGTCAGGGCTAAAGGTCAACCAGCCAGCCTCTTTTGCAGTCAGCCTGAATGGGGCCAAGGGGGCGATCGATGCCAAGGTGCACAGCCCCTCAGGAGCCCTGGAGGAGTGCTATGTCACAGAAATTGACCAAG ATAAATATGCTGTGCGCTTCATCCCTCGGGAGAATGGCGTTTACCTGATTGACGTCAAGTTCAATGGCACCCACATCCCTGGAAGCCCCTTCAAGATCCGAGTTGGGGAGCCCGGGCATGGAGGGGACCCAGGCTTGGTGTCTGCTTACGGAGCAGGCCTGGAAGGCGGTGTCACAG GGAGCCCAGCTGAGTTCATCGTGAACACGAGCAATGCAGGAGCTGGTGCCCTGTCGGTGACCATTGATGGCCCCTCCAAGGTGAAGATGGATTGCCAGGAGTGCCCTGAGGGCTACCGTGTCACCTATACCCCCATGGCACCTGGCAGCTACCTCATCTCCATCAAGTATGGTGGCCCCTATCACATTGGGGGCAGCCCCTTCAAGGCCAAAGTCACAG GCCCCCGTCTCGTCAGCAACCACAGCCTCCACGAGACATCATCAGTATTTGTAGACTCTCTGACCAAGGCCACCTGCGCCCCCCAGCATGGGGCTCCGGGTCCTGGGCCTGCTGACGCCACCAAGGTGGTGGCCAAGGGCCTGGGGCTGAGCAAGGCCTACATAGGCCAGAAGAGCAGCTTCACGGTAGACTGCAGCAAAGCAG GCAACAACATGCTGCTGGTGGGGGTTCATGGCCCAAGGACCCCCTGCGAGGAGATCCTGGTGAAGCACGTGGGCAGCCGGCTCTACAGCGTGTCCTACCTGCTCAAGGACAAAGGGGAGTACACACTGGTGGTCAAGTGGGGCGAGGAGCACATCCCAGGCAGCCCCTACCGCGTTGTGGTGCCCTGA